CACGTGGCTGGAGGTGTACTGGTCCACACCCATCGCGACTTCGCCACGGGCCTGAACGCCGGCGTAGGCCGGGTCGTCATGCGCCGCCGCTCGGCGCGCCGCGGCCTGGTCGCCGGCGGGCCGGCACGACACGACTCCGAACAGCACGGCCGCCGCGAACAGACGCATCACCTGCCCTCCTCGCACCGCCGGCACTCGAGCGTCGTGCCGAGCCGGCCGGCCCGGCCCTCGGGGGACACGACCCAGGGACGGACCTGCCACGGCGGGTCGTGTCGCACATGCTGGGTGTGGCCGCACTCCAGCTCGGCCACCCAATCTCGCTCGTCGTCCTGATGAAAGCCCACGATCCTGCGCCTCACTCAGACGGCACCACTCCGGCCAAGCCGCAGCCATACCCGCAGCGCCGACCAATGTGCCGCTCCGATCGTGATCCCGGTCAACGCCGCCGCGCCCGTCTCGCGGGTCAGCAGCCATTCGGCGGCGACGAGCTCCATGACGACGCCGGCGCCCAGTCCCGCCAGCGCGAACGGCCACAGCGCGACATGCGCCGCGCGGCGGCCGAAAGCCACCACGCCGCACGTGTACGCCAGCAGCCCGCTGCCGATGGTGAACACCAGCCGCGACTCGCGCGCGGCAGCGCTGTACCAGAGCACCATGCCTCCGATCAGCAGTACGACCACCGTCGTCCCGAGCATCTCCACGCTGGTGAGCCAGCCCGGCTCGCGGGGCCGGTCGCCCGTCACGCAGCCGGCCCCGGCAGGTGCTTTCGGTAGGCGTGCTGCGTCTTGACCCTCGCGTAGCCCAGGCGTTCATAGAAGGGGTGGGACTCGGACCGTGCCACATTGCTGCGGACGGCCATCAGCCCCAGGCCGCGTGCCTTCGCCCAGCTTTCGGCCGCGTCCACGAGCCGGCGTCCCAGCCCCTGGCCTCGGTACTCCGCATCCACGACCAGCCCGAGGATCTCACAGCGCCGGCCGGACTCCAGCAGCTCCTGCTCGGCAGCGTGCAGCCAACCAACGATCCCGCGCGGCGGCAGCTCGGCTACGAGGAGGAGGTCGTCCGCGCGCCCCAGCAGCCGCTCGAGTCGAGCGCCCATCATCTCCGGGGCGACCGGATAACCCAGGACTCCGCTGAGCTCCGCGAGCCGAGCGCCATCCCGCGAAACCGCGCGCCGGATGACCGGTGGGCTCAGGCCGCCTGCCCCGTATGCACGGCGATGGTGGCCTGGAGCCGCGCGGCGGCCTGCTGGACCTCGGGCCACTCCGGGTACCCTGCCCCCACGGCACCCGTGCTCAGCTCGGTCGTGAGCGCCCGACACATTTCGGCGGCGCGACGGAGCCGGAAGCGCTCGGCCACGGCGCGCGGCTCCTCGGTGCCGGCAGCGCTGAGCAGACTCCAGACCCGAAGCCTGATATCGTCCACGACGCTCTTGAACTCCGGCAGACCTTCCGGGGCCACCTCTCCTCGCTCCAGGCGGGCCTCCAGCCCATGCAGAATGTTGCGCATGCTGGAGAGCTCGTCCTGCACGCTGTGCGACACGCCATGACCTCCTCGGAGTATTGTGAGGCTTGCGATAACGCGATCGGGAGCGCCCTTCAGCCTAGCGGCGCCAGCGGCGGGCGGAAAGGGGCCGGCCTGCCGGATGGGGCGTGCCCCTCAGTCGCCGAGCGAGCTGAGCGGCACCAGGCTCTCGAACGGCTCGTAGACGAACGTGAGGCTCTCATCCGTCAGCAGCCAGCGGCGCGCGAGGAGCGCCCGGACGGCGCGCTGTGCCGCCTCCAGCATGGTCGGCGGCAGGCGGAGTGATGCGAGTTGGGCATCGAGCTCCTCGAGCAGCCCACCGAGCCGCTCCCGGTCGGGCTCGGGAGCGTTGCCGAGCGCCGCCGCGACGTTGTTCCAGGCACTCAGGTACGGATCACGCCCGGGCGTCGGCGGAACGGCGGGCCGCAGCTCGCCGCTCGAGCGCCGCGAGAGGCGCTCGACGAACTGGCGGGCCGCCGCGGCCTCGGCCCATGCGCTCTCCCAGTTCATTTTGGCCGGCCTAGGCCGGGCCACGCTGGAGCTGGTCCAGGAGACGCTCTCCGAGCTCCTGCCGGCGCACGAGGACGTGTCGCAGATCGTGCTGCTCGGTCCGTGCGATCTCGCGCTGGAGCTCGGGCAGATAGGCCTCGAGGAGCTCGCGGAGCGTGACGGTCTCCCGGTCGTCGAGTACGAGCTGCATGGATCGATCTCCTGTTCTGGGGGCGCTGGGTGATGGATGCTCAGCGAGCCGGTCCCGGCGAAACCCCTCCTTCGCGAGGCGGTACCGCCAGTCGGCGGCGAGCGCGGGACAGTTGAGCAGGACGATCGCCTCGCGCGGCTCGCGCTCGCGGTTGGCCATGGCCGCCGCGGCCCGGCGCACCGTCAGCTCGGGATGGCTGCGAGCCGCGAGCACGACCGGCGCGCCCACCTCGAGCGCCCCCGGCGTCAGCACCCGCAGGTACCAGCCGGACCGGCCGGTGGCGCGGATGCGCCGCATCAGGTCGTCTCGCCGGTTGTGCCACGCCACGCGGTTGCAGGGGCTCCGGGGCTTGCTGACCTCGAGGAGCGCGTCGCCGATCGCCCACTGGTCTCCGAGGCACACGCTCTCCTCATCCGCACCCGCGACGGTCAGGTTCTCGCCGAAGCTGCCGATCGGCACCTCGGCCCGGCCCCACTCCGCGCACCAGCGGGGGTAGTGGCTCGCCGCATAGGCCAGCACCGCCTGTTCCGGTCCGCCGTGGGCTCGATGGTCGGCGACCTCGTCACCCGCCAGTCCGTGTCTGTCGAGCCAGACCGGTCCGGCCACCGGCTCCTTCCCGATGGCGCTCGTGAAGACCTCGTGCGCGGGATCCTCGGCGCCGGGAATCACGTAGGTCTTCGGCCGGCCGACCCGCAGGGAGACGATCCGCAGGTCGGCCACGGGTCAGGCGTGGTCCGCGACGGCGGTGACACCCTCGTGCCGCGCGCAGTGCGCGCAACAGTAGAAGGTATTGTTGGCCTCGATCCCGTGCCCCAGGATCCTGCAGCCGCAATGGGCGCAAATGGGCGCGAGCCGGTGGATGGCGCACTCGAAGCTGTCGAACGTATGCGTCTGGCCCGCCGCGACGACCTGAAAAGACAGATAGTAGTCGTTGCCGCAGACTTCACACTGAGCCATGAGACCCTCCTCGGTGCCGGGCAGCCCCGCGCCGCCCCTCCTGGAAGA
The DNA window shown above is from Gemmatimonadales bacterium and carries:
- a CDS encoding DUF3565 domain-containing protein, with amino-acid sequence MRRRIVGFHQDDERDWVAELECGHTQHVRHDPPWQVRPWVVSPEGRAGRLGTTLECRRCEEGR
- a CDS encoding GNAT family N-acetyltransferase — encoded protein: MGARLERLLGRADDLLLVAELPPRGIVGWLHAAEQELLESGRRCEILGLVVDAEYRGQGLGRRLVDAAESWAKARGLGLMAVRSNVARSESHPFYERLGYARVKTQHAYRKHLPGPAA
- a CDS encoding MOSC domain-containing protein: MADLRIVSLRVGRPKTYVIPGAEDPAHEVFTSAIGKEPVAGPVWLDRHGLAGDEVADHRAHGGPEQAVLAYAASHYPRWCAEWGRAEVPIGSFGENLTVAGADEESVCLGDQWAIGDALLEVSKPRSPCNRVAWHNRRDDLMRRIRATGRSGWYLRVLTPGALEVGAPVVLAARSHPELTVRRAAAAMANREREPREAIVLLNCPALAADWRYRLAKEGFRRDRLAEHPSPSAPRTGDRSMQLVLDDRETVTLRELLEAYLPELQREIARTEQHDLRHVLVRRQELGERLLDQLQRGPA